The genomic stretch CAGGCCATTTTGTTAGGGAAAATAAGCAAGGCATCGGAAAAGAAGGTCAAGCTGGTGATTGATGAGAACAGCTCACTCGCGCCTCTTCCTGCGCATATCGGCTTGTCCCATCTTATTACGATTATTGGCAATTTAATTGATAACGCTTTCGAAGCTGTAGCGGAGCAAAGCGTGAAGGAAGTTTTGTTTTTTATCACGGATATGGGCCATGACATTGTCATTGAAGTATCAGACACAGGGCCCGGTGTGCCGCCAGAGAAAATAGAAGCTGTGTTTGAGAGAGGCTATTCTTCAAAGGGGATGAGGAGAGGCTACGGTCTGGCCAATGTGAAAGACTCAGTGCGTGAACTGGGCGGCTGGATCGAACTGGCGAATCAAAAAACTGGCGGGGCGGTATTCACTGTATTTATACCGAAGGAGAAACAAAGGGGGAATCCATTTGATTCACATCGCGATTGCGGAGGATGATTTTCGAGTTGCGCAAATCCATGAGAGATTGATTAAACAGCTTGATGGATTCAAGATTATCGGCAAGGCGGCTAACGCAAAAGAGACATTGGCGCTTTTGAAGGAACACAAGGCTGATTTGCTTCTGCTGGATATTTATATGCCGGACGAGCTTGGGACCGCGTTGATTCCTGATATACGAAGCCGATTTCCTGAAGTGGACATTATGATTATCACAGCGGCAACAGAAACCCGTCATTTGCAGGAAGCGCTAAGGGCGGGAATTGCCCACTATTTGATCAAACCCGTAACAGCTGACAAGTTCAGGCAGGTGCTGCTTCAGTATAAAGAAAAAAGGAAGCTGCTCATGTCTCAGCCGGAGGTCAGCCAATCCATGATCGACCATATTTTTGGGAACGGTGTGAAGACAGCTTTGCCGGCAGAGGATTTGCCGACTGGCATTAATTCGATTACACTGCGAAAAATTAAGGAAGCGCTTCAGACTGCGTCAGAAGGATTGACAGCGGAGGAACTTGGGGAAAAAATGGGGGCGTCACGAACAACTGCCCGCCGTTATGCCGAGTACCTTGTGTCAAAGGAAGAAGCAAGAGCCGAGCTTGAATACGGGATTATCGGCAGGCCGGAGAGAAAATATTATTTGGCGGCGGATTAGATATGAAAAAATCTATAATCCTATTGAATATTCTATTGATCTTTATGCAGGGTGATATCAGGCAGGCGGCTGCGCCGCGCCTGCCGGACGGGCCGATAGAAATTGTCGTCCCTGCCGAACCTTCTGGCGGCTGGGATGTCACAGCGCAGGCGATCCAATCAGTTTTGAGGCAGAAGCAGATCGTGAAGGATGATGTTCATATCGTCTATAAATCCGGCGGCGGGGGAGAGAAAGGCTGGAAATATGTCAACAAAAGCAGCAAACAAACCATCAGCATGACGTCCAGCCTAATATTGAGCAATGATCTTCTCGGGCAAAGCAAATTAAAAATGTCCGATTTTACGCCGCTCGCCATTCTCTCCAAGGAATGGCAGACGGTTGCATTGCCAAAAGGATCAGCGTTAACAAATGGCAAGGATGTGCTGAATGAGATCAACATGCATCCCGGCAAGGTGAGAATCGGCTTTGCCCCGGGGTTTGGCAATGATGATCAGCTCTCGTTCGTCAGAGCGGCAGATATGTACGGCATTGACCCGTTTGACATTCAATTCTCACAGTATGACAGCAGCGAACAGCTCATTCAGGCGCTGATCAGACATGAGATAGAAGCGGCTTCCATGACACTTTCTGAAGCGAAACCATATGAACGAAACGGCGATATCACGTTAGCCGCTGTAACGTCTGATAAAAGACTTCCCGGTTTTCCAAATGTACCGACGTGGAAGGAGCAGGGAATCCCGTTTGTTTTTTCTCATTGGAGAGGGATTTTGGGCCCGAAAAATATGTCTGAGGAAGAGATTTCTTACTGGGATCAAGCGCTAAAGAAGGTCACCTCCTCACCTGAATGGAAGCGGAAAATAAACGAACAGGACTGGGAAAGCTTTTATTTAAACAGCAGGGAAACGAAACGGTTTTTAGAAGAGCAATCTGCTTTTTATCAAAGCATCATGACAGGAAATTAAAATCCCGACATCCCGGGATTTTTTTCATGCCGAAAATTGATCAAAAAGAACAAAACGGTTTTAAAAAATTAAAAATACAAAAAAACCAAATTATTTACTTGCGGTTGGTTTTCCCATACGATGGCAAAAAGGCAAGACAAAAAGGGGAGTAAGGGAGAAAAAAATGTAAGCGGATTCATTTAAGGGGGAATGGATGTGTTAGCAATCTTAGGCTTTCTCATGATGCTTGTGTTTATGGCATTGATCATGACAAAACGGCTTTCTGTTTTAACAGCATTAGTTTTGACGCCGATTGTGTTTGCGCTTATCGCCGGATTTGGATTTACTGAAGTTGGGGACATGATGATTTCGGGGATTCAGCAAGTCGCGCCGACTGCGGTCATGATTATGTTTGCGATCTTATATTTTGGAATTATGATTGATACAGGCCTGTTTGATCCAATGGTTGGCAAAATTTTAAGCATGGTCAAAGGAGACCCTTTAAAAATTGTTGTCGGGACAGCGGTTCTTACAATGCTCGTCGCCTTGGACGGAGATGGCTCGACAACGTACATGATTACGACAAGCGCCATGCTTCCGCTCTATTTGCTGCTAGGCATCCGGCCAATTATCTTGGCAGGAATCGCGGGAGTCGGCATGGGAATCATGAACACGATTCCATGGGGAGGTGCGACGCCGAGGGCGGCGAGTGCGCTGGGGGTTGATCCAGCTGAGCTTACAGGGCCGATGATTCCTGTCATTGCAAGCGGGATGCTTTGTATGGTGGCAGTTGCGTATGTGCTTGGAAAAGCGGAACGAAAGCGCCTTGGTGTGATTGAACTGAAACAGCCAGCCAATGCCAATGAACCGGCTGCTGCGGTTGAAGATGAGTGGAAGCGGCCGAAGCTTTGGTGGTTCAATTTATTGTTAACGCTTTCTTTAATAGGATGTTTAGTATCGGGTAAAGTCAGTTTAACCGTACTGTTTGTCATTGCGTTTTGTATTGCGCTGATTGTGAATTATCCCAATCTCGAGCATCAGAGACAGCGCATCGCGGCGCATTCCAGCAACGTGCTGGCTATCGGTTCAATGATTTTTGCTGCGGGGGTGTTCACGGGGATTTTGACAGGCACGAAAATGGTTGATGAAATGGCGATCTCGCTCGTGTCCATGATACCGGAACAAATGGGCGGATTGATCCCGGCGATTGTTGCCTTAACAAGCGGCATTTTCACATTTTTGATGCCGAATGACGCGTATTTCTACGGGGTGCTGCCGATTTTATCAGAAACAGCTGTCGCATACGGTGTGGATAAAGTGGAAATTGCCAGAGCCTCTATTATCGGCCAGCCGATTCATATGCTGAGTCCGCTTGTGCCATCCACTCATTTGCTTGTCGGACTCGTCGGAGTTTCTATTGATGACCATCAAAAATTCGCATTGAAATGGGCGGTTCTCGCAGTGATCGTCATGACGGCTATCGCTCTATTGATCGGTGCGATCTCTATTTCCGTATGATAATTCAGGCGTAATGACACACACTAACGGCATACAACATTCCGGAGGTGTCATTATGAGTGATCCTTATATGCCGCTGACTTCAGTCAGAAGCGGAGCGGGGTTCGAAGCGGCAAAAGGGGTGCACGGCCTGACTGTGCAAATTGCGAATGTCTATTTTATTCAGCTGCCTTCTGAACCTCACTCATTTGTTTTAATTGATGCCGGCATGCCCCAATCAGCCGGCGTGATTGTCAATGAAGCCAAACAAAGATTCGGTGAAGGGTTTCAGCTGAAGGCGATTATCCTCACACACGGGCACTTTGACCATATTGGGGCAATCGAAGAGATCCTTGAGCATTGGGATGTGCCTGTTTATATCCATTCTCGGGAAATGCCTTATGTAACAGGTAAAGAGGATTATCCTCCGGCTCGTCCTGACAGCAAGAGCGGGCTGGTCGCTAAGCTGTCGCCGCTGTTTCCGCGGCACTCTATCGATATTTCCTCACATGTCCAGGCACTGCCGGAAGACGGTTCAGTTCCTTTTCTTGACGAGTGGATGTGGATCGCGACACCAGGACACACGCCGGGCCATATTTCGTTATTCCGCGATGACGGCCGCGTGCTTGTGGCAGGTGATGCTGTTATTACAGTGGAACAGGAGAAAATGGCTGACGTCTTGATACAAAAACAGGAGCTTCACGGGCCGCCGGCTTATTTCACGCCTGACACAGAGACGGCCGCTGAGTCCATTCTAAAGCTGGCCGGTCTTGAACCGGAAGCGTTATTGACCGGGCACGGCATACCGATGACCGGCAAAAACTTTCGAAGTGACTTAACTGAATTGGCAAATCGGTTATCGTCTATTTGACACCCGCACCACGCGGGTGTTTTTTATTGTTTTCCAGGAAGTTGCAGAAAAATCATTTGTCTTGCCGCTTAA from Bacillus subtilis subsp. subtilis str. 168 encodes the following:
- the citM gene encoding transporter of divalent metal ions/citrate complexes (Evidence 1a: Function from experimental evidences in the studied strain; PubMedId: 12427932, 12533460, 12906362, 12949159, 15849754, 16842348, 16850406, 24415722, 22720735; Product type t: transporter), with protein sequence MLAILGFLMMLVFMALIMTKRLSVLTALVLTPIVFALIAGFGFTEVGDMMISGIQQVAPTAVMIMFAILYFGIMIDTGLFDPMVGKILSMVKGDPLKIVVGTAVLTMLVALDGDGSTTYMITTSAMLPLYLLLGIRPIILAGIAGVGMGIMNTIPWGGATPRAASALGVDPAELTGPMIPVIASGMLCMVAVAYVLGKAERKRLGVIELKQPANANEPAAAVEDEWKRPKLWWFNLLLTLSLIGCLVSGKVSLTVLFVIAFCIALIVNYPNLEHQRQRIAAHSSNVLAIGSMIFAAGVFTGILTGTKMVDEMAISLVSMIPEQMGGLIPAIVALTSGIFTFLMPNDAYFYGVLPILSETAVAYGVDKVEIARASIIGQPIHMLSPLVPSTHLLVGLVGVSIDDHQKFALKWAVLAVIVMTAIALLIGAISISV
- the yflN gene encoding putative metal-dependent hydrolase (Evidence 3: Putative function from multiple computational evidences; PubMedId: 10972810, 22720735; Product type e: enzyme), producing the protein MSDPYMPLTSVRSGAGFEAAKGVHGLTVQIANVYFIQLPSEPHSFVLIDAGMPQSAGVIVNEAKQRFGEGFQLKAIILTHGHFDHIGAIEEILEHWDVPVYIHSREMPYVTGKEDYPPARPDSKSGLVAKLSPLFPRHSIDISSHVQALPEDGSVPFLDEWMWIATPGHTPGHISLFRDDGRVLVAGDAVITVEQEKMADVLIQKQELHGPPAYFTPDTETAAESILKLAGLEPEALLTGHGIPMTGKNFRSDLTELANRLSSI
- the yflP gene encoding putative tricarboxylate transporter component (Evidence 3: Putative function from multiple computational evidences; PubMedId: 11029430; Product type t: transporter), coding for MKKSIILLNILLIFMQGDIRQAAAPRLPDGPIEIVVPAEPSGGWDVTAQAIQSVLRQKQIVKDDVHIVYKSGGGGEKGWKYVNKSSKQTISMTSSLILSNDLLGQSKLKMSDFTPLAILSKEWQTVALPKGSALTNGKDVLNEINMHPGKVRIGFAPGFGNDDQLSFVRAADMYGIDPFDIQFSQYDSSEQLIQALIRHEIEAASMTLSEAKPYERNGDITLAAVTSDKRLPGFPNVPTWKEQGIPFVFSHWRGILGPKNMSEEEISYWDQALKKVTSSPEWKRKINEQDWESFYLNSRETKRFLEEQSAFYQSIMTGN
- the citT gene encoding two-component response regulator (Evidence 1a: Function from experimental evidences in the studied strain; PubMedId: 10972810, 11717295, 12949159, 16842348; Product type r: regulator), whose product is MIHIAIAEDDFRVAQIHERLIKQLDGFKIIGKAANAKETLALLKEHKADLLLLDIYMPDELGTALIPDIRSRFPEVDIMIITAATETRHLQEALRAGIAHYLIKPVTADKFRQVLLQYKEKRKLLMSQPEVSQSMIDHIFGNGVKTALPAEDLPTGINSITLRKIKEALQTASEGLTAEELGEKMGASRTTARRYAEYLVSKEEARAELEYGIIGRPERKYYLAAD